From the genome of Methyloprofundus sedimenti, one region includes:
- a CDS encoding ROK family protein, translating into MLQLLYEFGHFDWNGPVGCGFPAAIQHGIARTAANLSDEFIDTNIDHLFSEMTGCPCYCLNDADAAGIAEMNFGAGTGESGVVLLVTIGTGLGTVFFTDGVLLPNSELGHVYMDNGKEGEHFASDTVRKAEELGWKSWGKRLNKYLSYMEALFWPDLIILGGGASKKFDKFSSLLTLKARVKPAQLLNQAGIVGAALYARSKHK; encoded by the coding sequence GTGTTGCAGTTATTATATGAATTCGGGCATTTTGACTGGAACGGTCCGGTCGGTTGTGGTTTTCCCGCTGCTATTCAACATGGTATAGCCCGGACGGCAGCCAACCTTTCTGATGAATTTATCGATACTAATATCGATCATTTGTTTTCCGAAATGACGGGTTGTCCATGCTACTGTCTTAACGACGCCGATGCTGCCGGAATCGCGGAAATGAATTTCGGCGCCGGAACCGGTGAATCCGGCGTAGTACTACTGGTTACGATAGGGACTGGTTTGGGCACAGTATTCTTTACCGATGGCGTATTGTTACCAAACAGCGAATTAGGTCATGTGTATATGGATAATGGCAAAGAAGGGGAACATTTTGCGTCTGACACGGTGCGTAAGGCCGAAGAATTAGGCTGGAAAAGCTGGGGAAAACGCCTGAATAAATACTTAAGCTATATGGAAGCCTTGTTCTGGCCCGATTTGATCATATTAGGCGGTGGTGCCAGCAAAAAATTTGATAAGTTCAGCAGTTTATTGACACTGAAAGCCAGGGTAAAACCGGCCCAGTTATTAAACCAAGCAGGCATCGTAGGAGCGGCATTATACGCGCGGTCAAAGCACAAGTAA
- a CDS encoding NlpC/P60 family protein, which yields MTYKTLKIISVTSFILLLAGCANNNVAVKTTKIVATNKVKQVLYAQFSEWKSVKHRLGGLSKDGIDCSGFVYLTYIDNFSIELPRTTEQQVRSGIKIYSQDNLKAGDLVFFKTGIWQRHVGIYLEQKKFMHVSTKKGVSISHLDNSYWRKGIGKRLEF from the coding sequence ATGACATACAAAACACTTAAGATTATTTCAGTTACCTCTTTTATTCTATTATTAGCTGGTTGCGCCAATAATAATGTCGCGGTGAAAACAACTAAAATAGTTGCTACAAACAAAGTGAAGCAGGTTTTATATGCACAGTTTTCTGAATGGAAATCTGTTAAACATCGATTGGGTGGTTTATCTAAGGATGGTATTGATTGCTCTGGTTTTGTTTACCTTACTTATATTGATAATTTTTCTATTGAGTTACCCCGTACTACTGAGCAGCAAGTAAGAAGTGGCATAAAAATTTATTCTCAAGATAACTTAAAGGCAGGTGATTTAGTCTTTTTTAAAACCGGTATATGGCAACGGCATGTCGGTATTTATCTGGAACAAAAGAAGTTTATGCATGTATCTACTAAGAAAGGTGTATCCATCTCTCACCTAGATAACTCTTACTGGCGAAAAGGTATTGGCAAGCGGTTAGAGTTTTAG
- a CDS encoding IS30 family transposase, which translates to MNTFNHLTQEERFYIYTQLKQGVSKNQIAITLGRHKSTIGREITRNTGQCGYRYKQAERIAKQRHIDKPKNIKMTAELQQIITPLIKEKWSPDCISGRLKQQGKDSVSHETIYRYILANKAAGGDLYTYLRHQAKPYRKRYGKNDYRGTIPSRVDIDERPQVVDDKTRLGDWEADTVIGKGHKGVLVTLTERVSRLNFAISIERKESELTKEAIINALEPFKRWVHTITFDNGREFCGHEAIAKTLDCGTYFAKPYHSWQRGLNENHNGLLRQYFPKKEPLDKVTQDEVDSAITALNHRPRKGLNYRTPWEVFCQITGVDINKSQGVALIA; encoded by the coding sequence ATGAACACGTTTAACCATCTAACCCAAGAGGAAAGATTTTACATTTATACGCAACTAAAACAAGGCGTTTCTAAGAATCAAATAGCCATCACATTGGGGCGTCATAAATCGACTATTGGACGTGAAATTACGCGTAATACAGGTCAGTGTGGTTATCGTTACAAGCAAGCTGAGAGAATAGCTAAACAACGCCATATTGATAAGCCCAAAAACATCAAGATGACGGCTGAGTTACAACAGATAATAACGCCTTTAATCAAAGAGAAATGGAGTCCTGACTGTATTTCAGGACGCTTAAAACAACAAGGTAAGGACTCCGTCAGTCATGAGACTATTTACCGTTATATTTTAGCTAACAAAGCAGCCGGTGGCGATTTGTATACTTATTTGAGGCATCAAGCCAAACCTTATCGTAAGCGATATGGAAAAAATGATTATCGCGGAACGATACCCAGCCGTGTTGATATTGATGAGCGACCACAAGTGGTTGATGATAAAACGCGTTTAGGTGATTGGGAAGCAGATACTGTTATCGGTAAAGGACATAAAGGCGTATTGGTGACGCTGACTGAACGGGTCTCAAGGCTCAACTTCGCCATCTCAATTGAGCGTAAAGAATCTGAATTAACGAAAGAGGCGATTATCAATGCTCTTGAGCCTTTTAAACGTTGGGTTCACACGATTACCTTTGATAATGGACGTGAGTTTTGTGGGCATGAAGCCATTGCAAAAACACTCGACTGCGGCACTTATTTTGCCAAACCGTATCATTCGTGGCAACGAGGTTTAAATGAAAACCACAATGGCTTATTAAGGCAATACTTCCCTAAAAAAGAACCTTTGGATAAGGTAACTCAAGATGAGGTTGATAGTGCAATTACAGCACTTAATCATCGTCCAAGAAAAGGGTTAAATTACAGAACTCCATGGGAAGTATTTTGCCAAATAACGGGGGTTGATATAAATAAATCACAGGGTGTTGCATTAATTGCTTGA
- a CDS encoding IS30 family transposase — protein sequence MNTFNHLTQEERFYIYTQLKQGVSKNQIAITLGRHKSTIGREITRNTGQCGYRYKQAERIAKQRHIDKPKNIKMTAELQQIITPLIKEKWSPDCISGRLKQQGKDSVSHETIYRYILANKAAGGDLYTYLRHQAKPYRKRYGKNDYRGTIPSRVDIDERPQVVDDKTRLGDWEADTVIGKGHKGVLVTLTERVSKLNFAISIERKESELTKEAIINALEPFKRWVHTITFDNGREFCGHEAIAKTLDCGTYFAKPYHSWQRGLNENHNGLLRQYFPKKEPLDKVTQDEVDSAITALNHRPRKGLNYRTPWEVFCQITGVDINKSQGVALIA from the coding sequence ATGAACACGTTTAACCATCTAACCCAAGAGGAAAGATTTTACATTTATACGCAACTAAAACAAGGCGTTTCTAAGAATCAAATAGCCATCACATTGGGGCGTCATAAATCGACTATTGGACGTGAAATTACGCGTAATACAGGTCAGTGTGGTTATCGTTACAAGCAAGCTGAGAGAATAGCTAAACAACGCCATATTGATAAGCCCAAAAACATCAAGATGACGGCTGAGTTACAACAGATAATAACGCCTTTAATCAAAGAGAAATGGAGTCCTGACTGTATTTCAGGACGCTTAAAACAACAAGGTAAGGACTCCGTCAGTCATGAGACTATTTACCGTTATATTTTAGCTAACAAAGCAGCCGGTGGCGATTTGTATACTTATTTGAGGCATCAAGCCAAACCTTATCGTAAGCGATATGGAAAAAATGATTATCGCGGAACGATACCCAGCCGTGTTGATATTGATGAGCGACCACAAGTGGTTGATGATAAAACGCGTTTAGGTGATTGGGAAGCAGATACTGTTATCGGTAAAGGACATAAAGGCGTATTGGTGACGCTGACTGAACGGGTCTCAAAGCTCAACTTCGCCATCTCAATTGAGCGTAAAGAATCTGAATTAACGAAAGAGGCGATTATCAATGCTCTTGAGCCTTTTAAACGTTGGGTTCACACGATTACCTTTGATAATGGACGTGAGTTTTGTGGGCATGAAGCCATTGCAAAAACACTCGACTGCGGCACTTATTTTGCCAAACCGTATCATTCGTGGCAACGAGGTTTAAATGAAAACCACAATGGCTTATTAAGGCAATACTTCCCTAAAAAAGAACCTTTGGATAAGGTAACTCAAGATGAGGTTGATAGTGCAATTACAGCACTTAATCATCGTCCAAGAAAAGGGTTAAATTACAGAACTCCATGGGAAGTATTTTGCCAAATAACGGGGGTTGATATAAATAAATCACAGGGTGTTGCATTAATTGCTTGA
- a CDS encoding alpha/beta fold hydrolase encodes MIRIIFLLFLPFFSAMVCASDITFTTADNAQIEATYIKRGPQAIIMAHGVNSDKDNWGKIATRLEDKNFSLLILNHRGFGNSTQGDKPKNLYEDILGAIRYLQLNHPKLEKIFLLGSGIGGAAVADASVYADEGSINRMILISPTKIAQPELIKGYVLFITNEKEERFDAILTDYEKAANNPKNIEVLLGSVEEGERIFDTKQYQLISHIILKFFRQDEFTKKKIPIENVPAPAPAPAPAPAPVEPIPTAVVPGQKIIPEPAASGDIN; translated from the coding sequence ATGATACGTATAATTTTTTTACTGTTTCTACCTTTTTTTAGCGCAATGGTATGTGCGTCTGACATTACATTTACAACAGCAGATAATGCCCAAATTGAGGCTACCTATATAAAACGTGGGCCGCAAGCCATTATTATGGCTCATGGTGTTAATTCAGATAAGGATAATTGGGGGAAAATAGCAACACGCTTAGAAGATAAGAATTTTAGTTTATTAATTCTTAACCATAGAGGCTTTGGTAACTCAACTCAAGGCGATAAGCCCAAGAACTTGTATGAAGATATTCTGGGTGCTATTCGGTATTTGCAACTAAACCATCCGAAACTAGAGAAAATTTTTCTTCTAGGCAGCGGAATAGGAGGTGCTGCAGTTGCTGATGCCAGTGTCTATGCTGACGAGGGTAGCATTAACCGTATGATTTTAATATCACCGACTAAAATTGCACAACCCGAGCTTATAAAAGGCTACGTGTTATTTATTACGAATGAAAAGGAAGAGCGCTTTGATGCTATTCTAACTGACTATGAAAAAGCGGCAAATAACCCTAAAAATATAGAGGTGTTGCTAGGCTCTGTTGAAGAAGGAGAACGTATCTTTGATACAAAACAGTATCAATTGATTTCTCATATAATTCTGAAGTTTTTTAGACAGGATGAATTTACTAAAAAGAAAATACCCATTGAAAATGTACCAGCACCAGCACCAGCACCAGCACCAGCACCAGCACCAGTAGAACCTATACCGACAGCCGTAGTGCCAGGGCAGAAAATAATCCCCGAACCTGCAGCGAGTGGTGATATTAATTAG